One Vallitalea longa DNA segment encodes these proteins:
- the xdh gene encoding selenium-dependent xanthine dehydrogenase: MSDFIVNGQHVTVNKNQKLINFLRETLNLTSVKNGCSEGSCGACMVLVNGKATKSCVLWTDKLTGKEITTVEGFTDREKNVYSYAFKEAGAVQCGFCTPGMVISAKGLIDKVPDPNEKQIREAIKNNICRCTGYVKIVKAIELAAKLLRENVTIPHCSFQGLVGENMHRVDAISKAIGEAKYVDDMRIEGMIYGSCVRSKYPRAIVKKIHTREAENLKGVTAVITAKDLPGSPKIGHLKKDWDILIKEGDCTRCLGDAIVLIGAETKEILEEAKSLIDIEYEELKPITCPTEALAEDAPLIHEDGNILSVEHLVRGNADKKIKDSKYVVTNHYSTPFTEHAFLEPESAIGVPGDDGTITIYCADQGIYQTHKECTEALGINKDKVRVISKMVGGAFGGKEDMTVQHLAAILAYKTNRPAKVSFTRKESVLVHPKRHAMEMDFTTACDENGYFTAMKATIISDTGAYASLGGPVLQRACTHAAGPYNYQDIDILGKAVYTNNPPGGAFRGFGVTQSCFATENNINKLAELVGISPWEIRYRNAIRPGQTLPNGQIADEYTACAETLEAVKEDYDSVKGAGIACAMKNAGLGVGIPDTGRCRLIIKDNKIYTYTSAACVGQGLATVITQMICQVINVSPEIIVHSTPDTFLTPDSGNSTASRQTVFTGEAAKIAADKLKKDLVNKSLSELNGKEYYGEYTCITDPMGTDKKHPYSHVTYSYATHVVILNDDGTVKKIVACHDVGTPINPKSIEGQIEGGSVMSLGYALTENYPLDNCRPTAKFGTLGLFKANKVPEIKPIIVGKKHNGLAHGAKGIGEICSIVTAPAVSHAYYNYDGEFRTSLPLINTPYSKKKK, translated from the coding sequence ATGTCGGATTTCATTGTAAACGGACAACATGTTACAGTTAATAAAAACCAAAAATTGATTAACTTTCTTAGAGAAACATTAAATCTTACTTCAGTCAAAAATGGATGTTCTGAAGGTTCATGTGGAGCATGTATGGTTCTAGTTAATGGTAAAGCTACTAAATCATGTGTATTATGGACCGATAAGTTGACAGGAAAAGAGATTACTACTGTTGAAGGTTTTACAGACAGAGAAAAGAATGTGTATAGCTATGCATTTAAGGAAGCCGGTGCAGTTCAATGCGGTTTCTGTACACCTGGTATGGTAATTAGTGCCAAAGGTCTAATTGACAAAGTACCAGATCCTAATGAAAAACAGATTAGAGAAGCTATCAAAAATAATATTTGTAGATGTACTGGTTATGTAAAAATAGTTAAAGCTATAGAATTAGCAGCAAAACTGTTAAGAGAGAATGTAACTATACCCCATTGTTCTTTTCAAGGTTTGGTTGGAGAAAATATGCATAGAGTCGATGCCATATCCAAAGCTATAGGAGAAGCTAAGTATGTTGATGATATGCGTATAGAAGGAATGATATATGGAAGCTGTGTAAGGAGCAAGTACCCTCGTGCTATAGTTAAAAAAATACATACTAGAGAAGCAGAAAACCTTAAAGGTGTCACAGCAGTAATTACTGCAAAAGATTTGCCTGGTTCACCCAAAATAGGTCACCTGAAAAAAGACTGGGATATTCTAATCAAAGAGGGTGATTGTACAAGGTGTTTAGGTGATGCTATTGTACTTATCGGTGCAGAAACCAAAGAAATATTAGAAGAAGCTAAATCATTGATAGATATTGAGTATGAAGAACTAAAACCAATAACATGCCCAACAGAAGCTCTAGCAGAAGATGCTCCACTTATACATGAGGATGGTAACATATTGTCAGTAGAACATCTTGTAAGAGGTAATGCTGATAAAAAAATCAAAGATTCCAAATATGTAGTAACCAATCACTATAGTACTCCATTTACTGAACATGCTTTTCTTGAACCCGAAAGCGCAATTGGTGTACCTGGTGATGATGGTACAATAACAATTTATTGTGCCGATCAAGGTATTTATCAGACTCACAAAGAGTGTACCGAAGCTCTTGGAATTAATAAGGATAAAGTAAGGGTAATAAGTAAAATGGTAGGAGGTGCTTTTGGTGGTAAAGAAGATATGACCGTCCAACATCTTGCAGCTATACTTGCTTACAAAACCAATAGACCTGCCAAAGTTTCTTTTACAAGAAAAGAAAGTGTACTTGTCCATCCGAAACGTCATGCAATGGAAATGGACTTTACTACAGCCTGTGATGAAAATGGATATTTCACAGCTATGAAAGCTACAATTATCTCTGATACAGGAGCTTATGCCTCATTGGGAGGACCTGTTCTCCAAAGAGCCTGTACACATGCTGCTGGTCCATATAATTATCAAGATATTGATATATTAGGAAAAGCTGTTTACACAAATAATCCACCTGGTGGAGCTTTTAGAGGTTTCGGAGTTACTCAAAGTTGTTTTGCAACAGAAAACAACATCAATAAACTAGCTGAATTAGTTGGTATCTCACCTTGGGAAATACGATATAGAAATGCTATCAGACCCGGTCAGACACTTCCTAACGGACAAATTGCTGATGAATATACTGCATGTGCCGAGACACTAGAAGCAGTAAAAGAAGATTATGATAGTGTTAAAGGAGCTGGAATCGCTTGTGCAATGAAAAATGCTGGTCTTGGAGTCGGTATTCCAGATACAGGAAGATGCAGGTTGATAATAAAAGATAATAAAATCTATACATATACAAGTGCAGCCTGTGTAGGCCAAGGTCTTGCTACAGTTATTACTCAAATGATATGTCAAGTGATTAATGTATCACCAGAAATAATTGTACACAGTACACCAGATACTTTTTTAACTCCTGATTCAGGTAACTCAACTGCTTCTAGGCAAACAGTATTTACAGGTGAAGCTGCCAAAATAGCTGCTGACAAACTAAAAAAAGATTTGGTCAACAAGTCCTTAAGCGAATTAAACGGCAAAGAATACTATGGTGAATATACTTGTATAACTGATCCTATGGGAACAGATAAAAAACATCCATACAGTCATGTTACTTATAGTTATGCAACACATGTTGTCATATTGAATGATGATGGAACCGTAAAGAAAATTGTGGCTTGTCATGATGTTGGAACTCCAATCAATCCAAAATCCATTGAAGGTCAAATTGAAGGCGGATCTGTTATGAGTCTTGGTTATGCTCTAACAGAAAATTATCCTCTAGATAATTGCAGACCTACTGCTAAATTTGGAACTCTTGGACTATTCAAAGCCAATAAAGTTCCTGAAATAAAACCTATTATTGTAGGTAAAAAACATAATGGACTTGCACATGGAGCGAAAGGGATTGGAGAAATCTGTTCGATAGTTACAGCACCAGCTGTTTCACATGCATATTATAACTATGACGGTGAATTCAGAACAAGTTTACCACTTATTAATACACCATACAGCAAGAAGAAAAAATAA